The Lutibacter sp. A64 genome segment ACAGGTTTAGTTGCTATTTTAAATAATGAAGCAGCTAAATTTTTATCGCCAAATGAAAGTCAGTTGTTTCAAGAAATTCAACTTGAAAAGATTCATAATAATATTTTTCAGAAGAGTAAAAGTAAAGTGTTAAGTGAATTTTCGAGCTATGTTTTTAAGCTGAAAAAGGAAGTAGAACAATTAAGGATTTTTAGAAAATCTAGCGAAAATCAAAGAGGAGAAAATAAAAAAGCTATTCAAATTATACCAGGTAATCCGCTAGAAGAAGAAAAGCAACTTGTAGAATTTCAATGGGATAAAATTGAAGCAATTTCAACTGGACATTATGCCGATTTTGAAGCTTTAATAAGTTATAAATTAAAATTAATGTTGTTGGTAAGGCTGTGGAGCTTTAAAGCAGAAAATGGGTTTGGTATTTTTGAAAAAAGCATAAATATAGAAGAATATGGCAGATAAGATTTTAATGAATAAAAACTTTTTGGCTGCCTTAAAAATTGAGCTTAAAGAGTATAAAACAGCATTGCCTGTTTTTGAAATGAAAGAACAGCAGCTAAAAGGTGTGGTTCAAGAAATTGAAAATGATATAGTACGTTTACAACAGAGCATTGAGGAAACCAACACTAAAACAAAAGAATGGGTTGGTGTTATGGCAGAAAAAACTATTGATTTGTCTGAAATTGTAAAGGTAGATAGTGTAATTACAGAAAAACAAGAAATTGCTGGTGCCACTATAGATGCATTTGTAGACTTAAAATTTGAAGAGATAGAAATAGACTTGTTTGAAACACCTCTTTGGGTAGACACTGCTATTGAAGTTATTAAAGATCAGAAAACCGATTTGCTTATGATAGCAATAAAACGGAAAAATATTGAATTGCTTAGAGAAGAGTTAGCAGAAGCAAGGCGTATGAAAAATGCTCTTAAAGAAGTATTTATACCTGAAACAATTGATAATATTAGAAAAATTCAAATATACCTAGGTGATGTTGAAAGACTTGCCATTGGTTGTGCCAAATTAGTAAAAAAGAAAAAACAGGATAAAGGAGCTTCAGTATGATTGTTAGAATGAAAGAAATACTGCTTTTTACACTATCAAGTTCGGTAGACGAAACTATCCAAAAACTTGGAGAGTTAGGTGTATTGGATATCAATAAAATTAACCATACTGTTGGTGAGGTAGTTGAAAGAAGATTAGATGCTGTTAATAGAGCAGAAAATGCAATAGCTATTCTAGAAAATTATAATAATAAAAAGAAGCAAGTCTCTTTGGTAGATAATGCACCCATAGAGCCAAAAGAACTTGTAGATCGTATTTTGTTAACTCCAGAAATTGAGCAAAATTGTAATAATAAATTGCTTGAATTAAACCAGCAGTTAGAGTGGTATAATATATGGGGAGAAAATGTAGCTGTTAAAGATTTTAATTACCTACAAGAAAAAGGGATATTTGTGCGTTTGTATCTGGTTGATAAAAGTAGTGTAAATGAACTTAAAAAAGACCATTGTATTGCTACTCTTCAGGAGTATGATAACAAAGTTCCAGTCGCTTTATTTGCAACAAATGCAACAGAAAG includes the following:
- a CDS encoding V-type ATP synthase subunit D; protein product: MADKILMNKNFLAALKIELKEYKTALPVFEMKEQQLKGVVQEIENDIVRLQQSIEETNTKTKEWVGVMAEKTIDLSEIVKVDSVITEKQEIAGATIDAFVDLKFEEIEIDLFETPLWVDTAIEVIKDQKTDLLMIAIKRKNIELLREELAEARRMKNALKEVFIPETIDNIRKIQIYLGDVERLAIGCAKLVKKKKQDKGASV